From Lucilia cuprina isolate Lc7/37 chromosome 4, ASM2204524v1, whole genome shotgun sequence:
GGACCAAAGTTAATGGCCAAACGTAAGGCCTTGGATTTAAGACAAATACTAGTTTGGTACAATCTATTTCAGACCATATTTAGTGCGTGGATATTTTATGAggtaaatttaattatgttttttaatattttaacgtttcttttttttaaagaaaatttaaaaatttatatctttttttcttttagtatttAATGAGCGGCTGGTGGGGTCATTATAATTTTAGATGTCAACCAGTTGATTATAGTAATAATCCTTTAGCCTTAAGAGTAAGTTATATTTACTGTtactgttttattatatttttatttaactgatgttttagtttatttcatttcaactcacgttttatttttgtgtgtcaattaaattttcaaaactctttttttatgtttatttacttgAGCATCATAAAATTGTCTTGATAAAtcgtaaataaatttgttatgttttgtttgcttttaaattgctattaaaaagttttacaattgtgagaaatattttgaaaaaaaaaaatatttgcattttgtttAATGTCAAAGAGTGGGAAAAAAATTCCCCTTATTCATGATGTTATCAAAATTAAAAGTGGCAATGAACCtgaaaaaaagaaggaaatgtaaaaaagatgtatttcattttatagGGAATTGAATTGTTTAATCAAgagatgaattttaaataagtctGTCAATCCCTTGGATGTTTCCATACATATTTTAACttagtagaaaattttctcCGAATTGTTTTAAAGGAACTAGAAAATCTGTCTTCTAAGGGCGAGTTTCTGACTACTCAGTTAGACTAGGCTTAACTGGCTGTTAAATTAAACTCTGAACAAATTTAGGCGTaatttaaccgatgattgtgttttttcaaTTATGAATCTaagatcagttaactttgttagtatttggaatcaaaacataaaaaaaattagaaaaatttatttataatttttaaaagaacaataatattgataaaacaattcagaaaattacagtttatttaaaatattaattttttgtttcacctgaatttattattttttgtttttattgattgtagttttttatttataaattagttttaattggTCAGTAACACTCTGTTCAACTTAGGAgggggtttcttactactcagtttaactaagcttaacttgctgttagattaaacttggaactttaaccaatgattgtgtttttcagttatggacttaagttcagttaacttttgttagtattgccaacttttcacttaaaaaaaaaacataaacaatgaacagctgttttttgcaaacaatacttttgtaaaatggaaaattttggaaaaatgttaattaaacatataaaacaaaaataaataaaacaaaacaaatcagaaaattgcaatttacttaaaatattaagtttttgttcttctgaaatcattgttttattgtttttgttaaatgtgttttctcacttataccTTTAGTTTatttggccaataacactcagttaaactaagataataagtaacgttactgtttactgaaaacacaaaaacatatattaaactaggtttaaacaaagaatgtagattatctttatcagtaacgttactgtttactgaacaacacaaaacatagattaaactaggtttaagtaaagaatgtagattatctttatcagataaatgaaaatataaattttaactgaATCTGAACTTCTCTTacaacttttgttttataaatgtgTTCTTTCCACATAAAGTATTAGTTTTTTAGTTCATAAACTCTGTCCTGTAGTACAAGTTACTAAACTAGTTgtgtttaagttttctttactcTAAAGAAACCTATTTATATAATTCAGTTGGTCAAggcaattttatttgtttgtttccaTTAAAACTAAATTCCATTTGAAATTAGAATaggtatttttaagaatttatatatttttatattcttacttaaaagtgttttaatttaaattaaatcaacatAATTTAATcgaattgcttttattttaatacaatatttgtttttatttctccaGATGGCACGCGTTTGTTGGTGGTATTACATTTCAAAATTCACAGAATTTTTCGACACACTATTTTTCATATTGCGTAGAAAAAACACAACATGTTTCAACACTGCATGTCATTCATCACGGTTGCATGCCCTTCTCTGTGTGGATGGGCATGAAATTTGCACCaggtaattaaaattaattaaaatatttaaaaattttattaagaaaatcacTCTTTAGAGTTAATTAATCTTGCAAAACTTAACtataactaatttttattttttctatatttcaattACAGGCGGCCACAGTACCTTCTTTGCCTTATTAAACTCATTTGTACATATTGTAATGTATTTCTATTATATGATTGCTGCTATGGGaccaaaataccaaaaatacatCTGGTGGAAGAAGTATTTAACTTCTTTCCAAATGGTAAGTTATCTAAGGCAAATGCCAACAAGCCTACAGCAACAAATATTGCTTATAATCAgcgaaataagaaatatttctttatgacCTAATTGTTTCTATATTTATTCTTCATTTACAGGTTCAATTTGTCGCCATTTTCACTCATCAATTCCAATTGTTGTTCCGTGAATGTGATTATCCTAAAGGTTTTATGGTTTGGATCGGTTTACATGGCGTTATGTTCCTATTTTTGTTCTCagacttttataaagccaaatATACAAAGGCTGCACAAAAAGTTAAAGCCAACAGTACGGCCAATGGTCATATTAAATCATCGACAATATCCGAATCGGAGAAAGAACATCTTATGGCCAATGGCAAtggtaaattatatacaaatggtGATGTAATTTATGCCAATGGTAATAGCAATAAAGGAGCTTGTATGGTAAGTAGAAGATCAAAATGTTAATTAAGCAATTAATATGCTTAGCAAATATGTAGAACATTTCTAAagtatttttgaattaattttgaagtttcttttttttaatgacagaaattttcctttaaatgttAGATTTTGCGTTTAAAATTAAGATTAGTTtgcaaacaatttgttttaaagaagtttGAGGTTTATTGTCGTAAATGGaaagtttttgcaaatttttttcataaataagatagtttttttcttttctatactTTTTTCTTAGTTAAATTGTTCTGAAatgtattttgtatgtattttgtattttgtattttgaaatgGCATTAATGACAATGACATATTATGTTTGAATAAAGCTACACtcgaacaatttttaaaaatctgatgcactaaattttaaaaaatagattttttttaaaaaaatctctaaaaactAGTTTGTTTAaggtaatatttttaatttaaaaaaaaatttccataattttttaaaattttgaaaatttgaatttttctttgaaaatttgaatttttctttgaaaaattttgaaattagaactatgtattttgaaaatttttaaaattttcgaagatTCGAACGtatattctgaaattttttaaattttaaatattagagTTTTTTCAAGTAATTTCGACCTTGAAAATTACgaaatcaatttgaaatttttaaaaaaaattttcaaaattaagttcgaattttttgaattacaaattttaaatatttatataaattctcattaattattattattattattattttaaaagttttaaacctttttcaaacaaaaatttgaattttcgaaaaaaatatgtgtttcgaaattagaaaattaatgacattagttttaaattaaaattatattttttttatatcaatcAGATTCagagaaaattttgcaattttaaatacttttcgaacttaagttcgaattttcgaaatttaaaaaaaaaatataaaaatttaaaaaaaaatctaaaaaatggaaatttaaaataatttaattgaaaaaaaagaaatttaaaaaatgtatgaaataaataaaaaatggaaaattaaaataatttaattgaaaaaaaagaaatttaaaaaatgtatgaaattgcCTTTAAATAAACTATATCATTaagcaacataaaaaaatttttcgaacttaagttcgaattttcaaaatttttataaaattcataaaattaaacactctTTTTCTGCATTtagattacgtttacgcattcagttacgcaacgaacaaaaactgaatcgtaataaaaagaagaagcaacTCTATTTCGTTTCTATACTTTACGAAAGCATTTCAATGCtttgaaatgcagaataaggGCCAAAAAatcgtaattaaaaaaattgcattttaaaatttttttcgaacttaagttcgaattttcaaaaattttaggaaaattcataaaaaaattaaaaaaaaaacaaattttttaaaatttatgaaaaaaaatcgtaattaaaaaaattgcatttaaaatttttttttccaacttaagttcgaattttcaaaaattttaggaaaattcatacaattttgaaaaattaaaaaaaaatcgaaatttgaaaaaaattatgaaattgtcTGCAAGTAAGActaaaaatattcctttttaaataatcataaaattacCTTCGAATAAAActactaattttaacaatttaaaatttttcgaacttaagttcaaatttaaaaaaaaaattaaaaaaattcataaatttaaaaaaaaaggaaatcacATGTAAAACTGGTTTTTACATAGCTTGACGTAATAGGGCAACGACATTGCTGTTTTATGGTTAATAGCCCTGACAAACAATGTTTTCCACGCAACTTGTAGaataattgtaaaacaaaaggtTTCAAATAGAATTTgctaatttcttttaaaattaattaatacgaaaatttcaaaatgtgcTAAACATTAGGTGTAAACATTTCCAAAGtattacaaatttacaaataattaacaTAACAAATAAGCCTCAAAGAAAGGCAAGGTGGTAAGGTTtataacatttcaatttattctTTTCAATTATactagaatttttttctattttttatgaaaaaaacattaCTTGCAATTAATTGcgaaatatataatttgaataatattgtttacaattaattaattttacaatatttaaacaatgtCCGTACAGTGTAGTTGACGAAACCTTTTAGCAT
This genomic window contains:
- the LOC111676445 gene encoding LOW QUALITY PROTEIN: elongation of very long chain fatty acids protein (The sequence of the model RefSeq protein was modified relative to this genomic sequence to represent the inferred CDS: deleted 1 base in 1 codon); translation: MALIILHDMYDWYRDLMDNKSGKSRVKDWFMMSSPVPTFLLCVFYAYFSKSLGPKLMAKRKALDLRQILVWYNLFQTIFSAWIFYEYLMSGWWGHYNFRCQPVDYSNNPLALRMARVCWWYYISKFTEFFDTLFFILRRKTQHVSTLHVIHHGCMPFSVWMGMKFAPGGHSTFFALLNSFVHIVMYFYYMIAAMGPKYQKYIWWKKYLTSFQMVQFVAIFTHQFQLLFRECDYPKGFMVWIGLHGVMFLFLFSDFYKAKYTKAAQKVKANSTANGHIKSSTISESEKEHLMANGNGKLYTNGDVIYANGNSNKGACMPVLDDEIEVKPLSNGHLLNGNGHYQNGFANGHILKEGVISTNEAILNSDTSSSSLHQRKVK